The Maridesulfovibrio ferrireducens genome has a segment encoding these proteins:
- a CDS encoding amino acid ABC transporter permease: MNYQFDWNLVLTGQYGQWILDGVKVTLQISAVSIGFTLVLGTIIAVMRMSKFKPFEWFSFAFVEFFRNTPLLIQIFFWYFGSYAILPDSWNTWLYDHDFEFAAGVISLTFYTSAFIAEEIRAGINSIPKNQLEASRATGLSFMQAYRFVILPQAFRIIIPPLISQSLNLIKNSSLVMTIGVMDLTYMARQVESYTFHGFEAFTVATLIYLVISLIVSFSINMYNKHYLIQIKY; encoded by the coding sequence TTGAATTATCAGTTTGATTGGAATCTAGTTTTAACCGGGCAATACGGGCAGTGGATTCTTGACGGAGTCAAAGTTACTCTTCAAATTTCTGCGGTATCCATTGGTTTTACACTGGTTCTCGGTACCATTATTGCTGTAATGCGCATGTCTAAGTTTAAACCATTTGAATGGTTTAGCTTTGCTTTTGTTGAATTTTTCAGAAACACTCCTCTACTGATTCAAATATTTTTCTGGTATTTCGGATCATATGCCATACTGCCGGATTCATGGAATACGTGGTTGTATGATCATGATTTTGAATTTGCGGCAGGGGTAATCTCTCTTACTTTTTATACATCCGCATTTATTGCTGAAGAAATCAGAGCTGGAATTAATTCAATTCCCAAGAATCAGCTTGAAGCTTCCCGTGCAACAGGCCTTTCTTTTATGCAGGCCTACAGGTTTGTAATTCTTCCACAAGCATTCAGGATTATTATACCTCCGCTTATTTCACAGTCTCTTAATCTGATTAAAAACTCTTCTCTGGTAATGACCATCGGGGTTATGGATCTTACCTATATGGCTCGTCAGGTCGAATCTTATACATTCCATGGGTTCGAGGCGTTCACGGTAGCGACTTTGATCTATTTGGTTATTTCGCTGATCGTGTCCTTCTCAATTAATATGTACAATAAGCATTATCTGATTCAAATTAAATATTAG
- a CDS encoding amino acid ABC transporter permease: MQWDVVWNNFDYFLWGAFPNGPLGGLAVSIILAVLGIFGAFWIGLAAGLMRLSRNKLVKITSVIYIEVIRGVPLLMLIFWFYFLAPVVLGTSLPEFHCALIAFVVFTGAYIAEIVKAGVVALPSGQMEAARGTGLSHYQAMRFVILPQALRNMIPSFVNQFVSLTKDTSLAYIIGVNELTRTATQVNNRTLSAPTEIFITIAVLYFIVCYVLTYTSRKMEKHLARYQARDR, translated from the coding sequence GTGCAATGGGATGTAGTTTGGAACAATTTTGATTATTTTCTTTGGGGTGCATTTCCCAACGGACCTCTTGGCGGTTTGGCTGTCAGTATTATCTTGGCAGTGCTCGGGATTTTCGGTGCGTTCTGGATAGGACTTGCCGCCGGATTGATGCGACTTTCCAGAAATAAGCTGGTTAAAATTACTTCGGTTATCTATATTGAAGTTATCCGTGGTGTGCCTTTGCTGATGCTTATTTTTTGGTTCTACTTTCTTGCCCCTGTTGTTCTAGGCACATCTTTGCCGGAATTTCACTGTGCACTCATTGCATTTGTAGTCTTTACCGGTGCATATATTGCTGAAATTGTTAAAGCTGGAGTTGTTGCTCTGCCTAGCGGGCAGATGGAAGCTGCACGTGGAACCGGACTTTCTCATTACCAGGCGATGCGGTTCGTCATTCTTCCGCAGGCTCTTAGAAATATGATTCCGTCGTTTGTTAATCAGTTTGTCTCGCTTACAAAAGATACTTCACTTGCATATATTATCGGAGTTAATGAGCTTACCCGTACGGCTACTCAGGTAAATAACAGGACGCTATCAGCTCCGACAGAAATTTTTATTACTATCGCGGTACTTTATTTTATTGTTTGTTATGTTCTAACTTACACCAGCCGTAAGATGGAAAAACATCTAGCCCGTTATCAGGCCCGTGACCGGTAG
- the deoC gene encoding deoxyribose-phosphate aldolase — protein MDVIKNLASYVDHTLLDISAGPVDIEQLCREAVEYGFASVCIHPWHVAQASELLRFEKPKVCSVIGFPSGATLTEVKMIEAMRAVEKGAQELDMVVNVGALKAGDINTFLKDIFMTVEGAGGVPVKAIIETGLLDDDQKKQACTLAVKAGASFVKTCTGFNCGSATVEDIKLMRASVGDSVGVKASGGIKTYAQACELVVAGATRLGTSSSIKIIQEAIGG, from the coding sequence ATGGATGTTATTAAAAATTTAGCTTCTTATGTTGATCATACCCTTTTAGATATATCCGCCGGTCCGGTGGATATTGAACAACTTTGCAGGGAGGCTGTTGAATACGGATTTGCTTCTGTTTGTATCCATCCTTGGCACGTAGCTCAGGCTTCAGAACTTTTGCGGTTTGAAAAACCGAAGGTTTGCTCCGTAATTGGATTTCCTTCAGGGGCTACACTTACTGAGGTTAAGATGATTGAAGCTATGCGGGCTGTCGAGAAGGGAGCGCAGGAACTCGATATGGTCGTAAATGTAGGAGCTTTGAAAGCAGGTGATATCAATACATTTTTAAAAGATATTTTCATGACAGTTGAAGGAGCTGGCGGTGTTCCCGTCAAGGCTATTATTGAAACAGGTCTTCTTGATGACGATCAGAAAAAACAGGCTTGTACGTTGGCTGTTAAGGCCGGAGCTTCGTTTGTTAAAACCTGTACAGGATTTAATTGCGGCTCTGCCACAGTCGAGGATATCAAACTCATGCGTGCCAGTGTTGGAGATTCGGTTGGAGTGAAGGCCAGTGGCGGAATTAAAACTTATGCTCAGGCTTGTGAACTTGTTGTGGCCGGAGCCACTCGTTTAGGTACATCTTCTTCCATAAAAATTATTCAGGAGGCCATCGGTGGCTGA
- a CDS encoding precorrin-8X methylmutase, translated as MADKVKLLAVAKPRDIETKSFEIIDSEVPEPRKFQGIEWQIVRRMIHTTADFEFIDLVRFHPNAVASGLNALRKGCTIVTDTEMARCGIPVRRMNPLGCEVRCLINDPEVIASAKQNSTTRAHAALELAANKLKPAIHVIGNAPTALIRLVRLIEAGKMDIPALVVGMPVGFVNAAESKALLMDCASLPYITISGRKGGSALAACVINALAEVVLSEKKLSSDCS; from the coding sequence GTGGCTGATAAAGTTAAACTTCTTGCTGTAGCTAAACCTAGAGATATTGAAACAAAATCTTTTGAAATAATTGATTCAGAAGTCCCTGAGCCTAGAAAATTTCAAGGGATTGAATGGCAAATAGTAAGAAGAATGATTCATACAACTGCCGATTTTGAATTTATTGATCTTGTCCGTTTTCACCCAAATGCTGTTGCCAGCGGTTTGAATGCACTAAGAAAAGGGTGCACAATTGTAACTGATACCGAGATGGCCCGGTGTGGAATTCCTGTACGAAGAATGAATCCACTCGGATGTGAAGTCCGGTGTTTGATTAATGATCCCGAAGTAATTGCTTCCGCAAAACAAAACTCAACGACCAGAGCCCATGCCGCCCTTGAACTTGCGGCAAATAAACTTAAACCCGCTATCCATGTCATAGGGAATGCTCCTACTGCATTGATTCGGCTTGTTCGTCTTATTGAGGCAGGTAAAATGGATATTCCTGCTTTGGTTGTAGGCATGCCTGTGGGGTTTGTTAATGCTGCTGAATCAAAAGCCCTGCTTATGGATTGCGCATCGTTACCATATATTACAATTTCAGGAAGAAAGGGCGGCTCTGCTCTTGCTGCTTGTGTCATTAATGCTCTGGCGGAAGTTGTTTTATCCGAAAAAAAATTGTCCTCAGATTGCAGTTGA